One genomic window of Deltaproteobacteria bacterium HGW-Deltaproteobacteria-6 includes the following:
- a CDS encoding acyl-CoA dehydrogenase yields the protein MDFELTEEMKMLKEMAYKFAVAQVKPVSQECDEHEKYLPEIRIKAAQNGLVGAWIPEEYGGPGAGILGHAIITEEISKIDMGIGLNIVASGFGCESILNYGTEKQKKTYLPPICEGVKVSAGAYTEPNAGTDVSGYKTRAVKDGNDYIINGNKMFITNGMVCDFMVAQCITNPEEKKHNSFSLIIIPADAKGVTRNKLHGKMGIRASDTAEIALEDVRVPQSNLVGKEGHGFRQLMHFFDVTRVMVSGQALGLSEACLETSIKYVKERTAFGAPLGSYQMTQMKLTEMAIRIEALRGLVYKAAWLIDQGKPDYTLAAMAKFYGGQTAVFCANYAVELHGGYGYIDEYPVQKWYRDAKILELYEGTKEAEIMTIGRALQAR from the coding sequence ATGGATTTCGAACTTACCGAAGAAATGAAGATGTTGAAGGAAATGGCCTATAAATTTGCTGTGGCGCAGGTAAAACCGGTATCACAGGAATGTGATGAACACGAAAAATACCTGCCGGAAATCAGAATCAAGGCGGCCCAGAATGGTTTGGTCGGCGCGTGGATTCCGGAAGAATATGGCGGACCGGGCGCCGGAATCCTGGGCCATGCGATCATCACGGAAGAAATATCAAAGATCGATATGGGCATCGGCCTGAATATTGTTGCCTCGGGCTTCGGTTGCGAATCTATTCTCAACTACGGGACAGAAAAGCAGAAAAAAACGTATCTGCCACCGATCTGCGAAGGTGTGAAAGTCAGCGCCGGCGCTTATACAGAACCTAACGCCGGGACGGATGTTTCCGGCTATAAAACCCGGGCGGTAAAAGACGGCAATGACTACATCATCAACGGCAACAAAATGTTCATTACCAACGGCATGGTTTGCGACTTTATGGTGGCTCAGTGCATTACCAACCCGGAAGAAAAAAAACATAACAGCTTCAGCCTCATTATCATTCCGGCGGATGCCAAAGGCGTGACGCGCAATAAACTTCACGGGAAAATGGGCATCCGCGCCAGCGATACGGCGGAAATCGCCCTGGAAGACGTACGGGTTCCCCAATCCAATCTGGTGGGAAAAGAAGGGCATGGCTTTCGCCAGCTCATGCACTTTTTCGATGTCACCCGCGTCATGGTTTCCGGTCAGGCTCTGGGACTTTCGGAAGCCTGCCTGGAAACAAGTATTAAATACGTCAAGGAAAGAACAGCCTTTGGCGCTCCACTGGGTTCTTATCAAATGACCCAGATGAAGCTGACTGAAATGGCGATCCGTATTGAAGCGCTGCGCGGTCTTGTTTATAAAGCGGCCTGGCTGATCGATCAGGGGAAACCGGATTATACGCTGGCCGCGATGGCTAAATTTTACGGCGGACAGACCGCCGTCTTTTGCGCCAATTACGCCGTGGAATTGCACGGGGGCTATGGTTACATCGACGAATATCCCGTGCAGAAATGGTATCGGGACGCAAAAATTCTGGAACTTTATGAAGGCACCAAAGAAGCCGAAATCATGACGATCGGCAGGGCTCTGCAGGCACGTTAA
- a CDS encoding exopolyphosphatase, producing the protein MNLITRSDFDGLACAVLLEEAGIIDSYIFVHPKDVQDGKVEVTQNDVLANVPYVPGCGLWFDHHSSEQERLKMRRTIQFKGFSRQAPSCARVIYDYYDGIRRFKKFDESGLMWAVDKSDSADLTKDEILKPSDWVLLSFIMDARTGLGRYHDYRISNIQLMTDMIKYCRTMTIEDILENPDVKERVVRYFEQEDHYETMLKTHARIDGNVMIIDLRDLEEILSGNRFVEYVLYPEQNVSVRAIWGKMKQNVVFTAGYSIINRTCKADIGSLMLSRGGGGHRSVGTCQVPFEEAENTLKTIVDYLKSRG; encoded by the coding sequence ATGAATCTGATTACAAGGTCCGATTTTGACGGTCTTGCCTGCGCTGTCCTCCTGGAAGAAGCAGGGATCATCGATAGTTATATATTTGTTCATCCCAAGGATGTTCAGGATGGGAAAGTAGAAGTAACCCAGAATGACGTTTTGGCCAACGTACCCTATGTTCCCGGTTGCGGTTTGTGGTTCGATCATCATTCCAGCGAACAGGAACGCCTCAAAATGAGGCGTACAATACAATTTAAGGGCTTTTCACGGCAGGCTCCGAGTTGCGCCAGAGTTATCTATGATTATTACGATGGTATCAGACGATTTAAGAAGTTTGACGAAAGCGGCTTGATGTGGGCCGTGGATAAAAGCGATTCGGCGGATCTCACCAAAGATGAAATTCTTAAACCGTCAGACTGGGTGCTGCTTTCTTTCATCATGGACGCACGTACAGGACTTGGACGCTATCATGACTACCGGATCAGTAATATCCAGTTAATGACGGATATGATCAAATATTGCCGAACCATGACAATTGAGGACATCCTGGAAAACCCTGATGTTAAAGAACGTGTCGTGCGTTATTTCGAACAGGAAGACCATTACGAAACCATGCTGAAAACCCATGCCAGGATAGACGGAAACGTCATGATTATCGATTTGCGCGATCTGGAAGAGATTTTAAGCGGCAACCGTTTTGTTGAATACGTTTTGTATCCGGAGCAGAATGTGTCCGTGCGGGCTATCTGGGGCAAGATGAAACAGAATGTAGTCTTCACGGCAGGGTACAGTATAATTAACCGTACTTGCAAAGCCGACATCGGATCGTTAATGCTGAGCCGCGGCGGGGGCGGTCACCGTTCTGTCGGTACCTGCCAGGTTCCTTTTGAAGAGGCCGAGAACACACTCAAAACTATAGTTGATTATCTCAAGTCGCGCGGCTGA
- a CDS encoding acyl-CoA dehydrogenase, which yields MTFELTSEQEMIRLMARDFAKKELEPKAADWDRQGLFPMDAIKKMSGLGLLGMMVPPALGGSGAGAVAYSLALQEIAYSCASSAVTMSVANLSTEPLLKFGNSQQKDKWLGGLAEGSLLGAFALTEPNAGSDPGSMTTTAVLKKDKYIINGTKVFITHGQYADIINLIARTGQEKGTKGLSAFIIEKGTPGFKIGTKEEKLGLRASNTVELVFEDCEVPAVNLLGAPGEGFKVAMRALDSGRIGIASQATGIARACLDEAVSYTKQRRQFGKTISSFEAVQFMIADAATKIEAASWLTLAAADRKDRGLKFTREASMAKLFASETANSSAYMALQVHGGYGYTKDYKVERLYRDARATTIYEGTSEIQRIVIAREVIKE from the coding sequence ATGACATTTGAACTCACAAGCGAACAGGAAATGATCAGGCTTATGGCAAGAGACTTTGCCAAAAAGGAGCTGGAACCGAAGGCGGCTGACTGGGACCGGCAGGGCCTGTTCCCGATGGATGCGATAAAAAAGATGAGCGGCCTTGGCCTGCTTGGTATGATGGTGCCGCCTGCACTGGGCGGTTCAGGCGCCGGCGCGGTGGCGTATTCACTGGCGCTGCAGGAGATAGCCTATTCGTGTGCTTCAAGCGCGGTCACCATGTCGGTTGCCAATTTGTCCACCGAACCTCTTTTGAAATTCGGCAACAGTCAACAGAAAGATAAATGGTTGGGCGGGCTTGCCGAAGGTTCGCTGCTGGGCGCTTTTGCGCTGACGGAACCGAATGCCGGCTCTGATCCCGGCTCGATGACGACTACAGCCGTTCTTAAAAAAGACAAATATATCATCAACGGAACAAAGGTATTCATTACGCACGGGCAGTATGCCGATATCATCAACTTGATTGCCAGAACCGGCCAGGAGAAGGGGACGAAAGGGCTTTCCGCTTTTATCATAGAAAAAGGCACACCCGGTTTTAAAATCGGAACAAAAGAAGAAAAACTCGGGCTGAGGGCATCCAATACGGTCGAACTGGTCTTTGAAGATTGTGAAGTTCCCGCGGTTAACCTGCTGGGTGCTCCCGGTGAAGGGTTCAAGGTGGCCATGCGTGCGCTCGACAGCGGAAGAATCGGCATTGCCTCACAGGCTACCGGTATTGCGCGAGCTTGCCTGGATGAGGCTGTTTCCTACACCAAACAAAGACGCCAGTTTGGAAAAACCATCAGCTCGTTTGAGGCCGTCCAGTTTATGATCGCGGATGCCGCAACGAAAATAGAAGCCGCCTCATGGCTGACCCTGGCTGCGGCAGACCGCAAGGACAGGGGGTTGAAGTTTACGCGAGAAGCCTCAATGGCCAAATTGTTCGCCTCGGAAACAGCCAATTCAAGTGCCTACATGGCGCTTCAGGTTCATGGCGGCTATGGCTATACGAAGGACTACAAGGTTGAACGCCTATACCGGGACGCCCGCGCCACGACCATCTACGAAGGCACATCGGAAATTCAGCGTATCGTCATTGCCAGAGAAGTCATCAAGGAATAA
- a CDS encoding XRE family transcriptional regulator gives MAKDKKKSFGQSVKAYREGKKLSIKELAHETGYPADLLEKVENDETTPPVALVLQLSRTLKVDVETLDQNESKKASSRVKSQKRRAGSYAYKQLTKSGADKHLGGYLVTIEPNTVHEGVEYHHEGEEFIYVLKGRLSISVGKNTSLLERGECIHFNSALHHALSNPSEEKAELLVVLYIP, from the coding sequence ATGGCAAAAGATAAAAAGAAATCATTCGGACAAAGCGTCAAAGCGTATCGTGAAGGTAAAAAACTGAGCATCAAAGAACTGGCCCATGAAACGGGATATCCCGCCGACCTTCTGGAAAAAGTTGAAAATGATGAAACCACACCTCCGGTGGCGCTTGTATTGCAATTGAGCCGGACACTGAAGGTTGATGTGGAAACACTTGATCAAAACGAAAGCAAAAAAGCATCATCCCGGGTGAAAAGCCAGAAGAGGCGCGCGGGATCCTATGCCTATAAACAACTGACCAAATCAGGCGCCGATAAGCATCTGGGCGGATACCTTGTTACCATCGAACCTAATACGGTTCATGAAGGCGTTGAATATCATCACGAAGGCGAAGAATTCATTTATGTCTTAAAAGGGCGTCTTTCGATTTCAGTTGGCAAAAATACCAGCCTTCTGGAACGGGGCGAATGCATCCATTTTAATTCGGCTCTGCATCACGCATTGAGCAATCCTTCCGAAGAAAAAGCAGAACTGCTGGTAGTTCTGTACATACCCTGA
- a CDS encoding enoyl-CoA hydratase codes for MIMKKMQYSIEDRMARITLDDGKMNVMNWEFFSELNDCLDQAEADCAQVLIFTSKPGVFSAGLDLKLLPTLSFPEQFKFQKTFATTMLRIYLFPIPTIAAYSGHSIAGGAILSYACDRFMMVDGPYKIQINEIANNMALPSWILLICRSSIPPGFWKEALLHAHIYSPREAFEKGIIDDLVPENGDVLEAAKVYAKDLFRLNVPMYAVSKKFMRQKEADEVMNVFEKELLGLVIK; via the coding sequence ATGATTATGAAAAAAATGCAGTATTCGATCGAGGACCGTATGGCCAGGATCACTCTGGATGACGGAAAAATGAATGTAATGAACTGGGAATTTTTCAGTGAACTGAACGATTGCCTGGATCAGGCTGAAGCCGACTGCGCCCAGGTTCTCATCTTTACATCAAAGCCGGGTGTTTTTTCCGCAGGTCTCGATTTGAAGCTTCTGCCGACCTTGTCGTTTCCTGAGCAGTTCAAGTTTCAGAAAACGTTTGCCACAACCATGCTGAGGATTTACTTATTCCCCATTCCGACGATTGCCGCCTACTCGGGCCATTCCATTGCCGGAGGCGCGATTCTTTCTTATGCCTGCGACCGCTTCATGATGGTTGACGGGCCGTATAAGATCCAGATCAATGAAATCGCCAACAATATGGCTCTGCCCAGTTGGATACTGCTCATTTGCCGCTCTTCGATTCCCCCCGGTTTCTGGAAAGAAGCTCTGCTGCATGCCCATATTTATTCTCCCCGCGAGGCTTTTGAAAAAGGCATCATTGATGATCTGGTACCCGAAAACGGCGATGTTCTGGAAGCCGCAAAAGTTTACGCCAAAGATCTTTTCCGACTGAATGTTCCCATGTACGCGGTATCCAAAAAATTCATGCGTCAGAAGGAAGCGGATGAGGTCATGAATGTGTTTGAGAAGGAACTTCTGGGACTGGTTATAAAGTAA
- a CDS encoding short-chain dehydrogenase, translated as MSKRLENKVAVITGGTSGIGEATAEVFAAEGAKVIIAGRSEEKGAAIAKRLGANVVYQRTDVTVEADIKALLDSAVSRFGRLDCLFNNAGGPDRGTLETVTPEDFNYSMNLLLGAVVFGMKHAAPIMKAQSAGCIINNSSVAAIRMNQGGYLYTAAKAAVTHITRLAGTQLGPSGIRVNSISPGAIATPIFWGGSQVANTLSDEKNAQKMEKLKASLAKATPLPRAGLDKDIAYAALFLASDEGSFVNCHDLVVDGGRTSLFRE; from the coding sequence ATGAGCAAAAGATTGGAAAACAAAGTAGCCGTTATAACCGGCGGGACCAGTGGAATCGGCGAGGCAACGGCCGAAGTCTTTGCCGCCGAAGGCGCCAAAGTGATTATTGCCGGACGCTCGGAAGAAAAAGGCGCCGCCATCGCCAAACGACTGGGCGCCAATGTCGTCTATCAGCGCACCGACGTAACGGTTGAGGCGGACATCAAGGCACTCCTCGATTCAGCCGTATCGCGTTTCGGCAGGCTCGACTGCCTGTTCAATAACGCCGGCGGACCCGATCGCGGCACACTGGAAACCGTTACTCCAGAAGATTTCAATTACAGCATGAATCTTCTTCTGGGCGCCGTCGTTTTCGGCATGAAGCATGCGGCTCCCATCATGAAAGCCCAGAGCGCGGGCTGCATCATCAATAACTCCAGTGTCGCGGCCATCCGCATGAATCAGGGCGGCTACCTTTACACGGCAGCCAAAGCAGCGGTGACCCACATTACGCGTCTGGCCGGCACGCAGCTTGGCCCTTCGGGCATCCGCGTGAACAGCATCTCACCCGGCGCAATCGCCACACCTATTTTCTGGGGCGGCTCCCAGGTTGCCAACACGCTTTCCGACGAGAAAAACGCGCAGAAAATGGAAAAGCTGAAAGCAAGCCTGGCCAAGGCCACACCGCTGCCACGCGCCGGACTGGATAAGGATATCGCCTATGCCGCCCTGTTCCTGGCTTCCGACGAAGGAAGTTTTGTGAATTGTCATGATCTGGTGGTGGATGGCGGAAGAACATCCCTGTTCCGCGAATAA
- a CDS encoding DNA-binding protein HU (histone-like DNA-binding protein) yields MNRAELIEEVAKATCTKKEADAAVSATLAAIQKALKKGDSVTLVGFGTFSVSKRKARKGRNPQTGEAIKIAAKKVPVFKAGKGLKDAVK; encoded by the coding sequence ATGAACAGAGCAGAGTTAATCGAAGAAGTGGCAAAAGCGACATGCACAAAGAAAGAGGCTGATGCGGCGGTTAGTGCGACATTGGCGGCAATCCAGAAAGCACTCAAAAAAGGTGACAGCGTAACGTTGGTGGGATTCGGCACCTTCTCCGTGAGCAAGAGAAAGGCTCGCAAGGGCAGAAACCCCCAGACGGGCGAAGCCATTAAGATTGCTGCCAAGAAGGTTCCGGTATTCAAAGCCGGCAAGGGTTTGAAAGACGCAGTTAAATAA
- a CDS encoding serine acetyltransferase, with product MKRLSNGDKCKNEIKSAKNYRDEVPAIVDELVSSCSKGGCFDHVSAEPIPYREAIIDILRRLALILYPGYFVRTRLDSTNLEYYLGQQATALYEILSEQVVLAIRHDCIRLNQPCVHCEPLGHQLTVEFLRQLPQLRSMLAKDIRAAFDGDPAAKGYDEIIFSYPGIWAIMVYRIAHELYHQNIPLIPRIMTEYAHSRTGIDIHPGAHIGESFFIDHGTGVVIGETCTIGNRVRIYQGVTLGALSLSKADCKRLRSKKRHPSIEDDVIIYANATILGGDTVVGKRSVIGGNVWLTHSVAPDTEVFIKKQDLIFGEKQYKKQASKQKLR from the coding sequence ATGAAGCGCTTAAGCAACGGTGATAAATGTAAAAATGAAATAAAATCGGCAAAAAATTATCGCGATGAAGTCCCCGCGATTGTTGATGAGCTTGTCTCTTCATGCAGCAAGGGAGGATGTTTTGATCATGTCAGCGCGGAACCGATTCCTTATCGGGAAGCGATTATCGATATTCTGCGCCGCCTGGCACTGATTCTATATCCGGGATATTTTGTGCGCACCCGGCTGGATTCCACCAATTTGGAATATTATCTCGGCCAGCAGGCGACCGCTCTTTATGAAATCCTTTCCGAACAGGTTGTACTGGCTATTCGTCATGATTGTATTCGTCTGAACCAGCCCTGTGTGCATTGCGAACCGCTCGGACATCAACTGACTGTTGAATTTCTCCGGCAGCTGCCCCAATTACGTTCAATGCTGGCCAAAGATATCCGCGCCGCTTTTGACGGGGATCCAGCGGCCAAAGGGTATGATGAAATTATCTTCAGCTATCCGGGGATCTGGGCGATCATGGTTTACCGGATCGCCCATGAACTCTATCATCAAAATATTCCGCTCATCCCGAGGATTATGACCGAATATGCTCATAGCCGGACAGGCATTGATATCCATCCGGGCGCCCATATCGGTGAGAGCTTCTTTATTGATCATGGCACGGGTGTTGTCATTGGAGAAACATGCACGATCGGTAACCGCGTGCGTATCTATCAGGGGGTTACGCTGGGGGCATTGTCCTTATCGAAAGCGGACTGCAAGCGTTTGAGATCCAAAAAACGCCACCCGTCGATTGAAGATGACGTCATCATTTATGCCAATGCCACCATCCTGGGCGGTGATACGGTTGTCGGCAAGCGTTCCGTGATCGGCGGCAACGTCTGGCTGACGCATTCTGTGGCGCCCGACACGGAAGTGTTTATTAAAAAGCAGGATTTAATATTTGGCGAAAAGCAGTATAAAAAACAGGCATCTAAACAAAAGTTGCGCTGA
- the nifS gene encoding cysteine desulfurase NifS, which produces MKIIYLDNNATTQVAPEVLDAMMPYFRDLYGNPSSMHTFGGQVGQKIRVAREQVAALLGALPEEIVFTSCGTESDNSAIRSALMTRPDKKHIVISRVEHPAVRTLCSHLNTEGYRITELPVDKNGILDLENLEKSLTPDTAIVSLMWGNNETGVIFPVEEAAMLAHEKGILFHTDAVQSTGKIPIHMKNNVIDMLSVSGHKLHAPKGIGVLYIRRGTKYSPFLIGGHQEKGRRGGTENTPSIIGLGMACELAAKNLEKENTYVRRLRDKLENELLKKIPKSRVNGDIVNRLPNTTNISFEYVEGEAILLLMNELGICASSGSACTSGSLQPSHVLRAMGVPFTMAHGSIRFSLSVNNTEEEVDFVIEKMPAIIDRLRGMSPFWNTAEQACAKQ; this is translated from the coding sequence ATGAAAATCATTTATCTCGACAACAATGCCACAACACAGGTAGCCCCGGAAGTGCTGGATGCCATGATGCCTTATTTCCGCGATCTTTACGGCAATCCTTCCAGCATGCACACGTTCGGGGGGCAGGTTGGCCAGAAAATACGCGTCGCGCGCGAGCAGGTGGCGGCGCTTCTGGGCGCTTTGCCGGAAGAAATTGTTTTCACCAGCTGCGGGACGGAAAGCGACAACTCCGCAATTCGATCGGCTTTGATGACCAGACCTGACAAAAAGCATATTGTGATCAGCCGCGTGGAGCATCCGGCCGTCCGCACCCTTTGTTCGCATTTAAATACCGAGGGCTATCGGATTACAGAACTGCCGGTTGATAAAAACGGCATTCTTGATCTGGAAAATCTGGAGAAAAGTCTGACACCCGATACGGCTATTGTCAGCCTGATGTGGGGTAACAATGAAACCGGTGTCATTTTCCCGGTGGAAGAAGCGGCAATGCTGGCGCACGAAAAGGGTATTCTCTTCCATACCGACGCGGTTCAGAGCACCGGTAAAATTCCCATCCATATGAAAAATAATGTTATTGATATGCTGTCCGTCTCCGGCCACAAGCTGCATGCGCCAAAGGGAATCGGTGTTCTCTATATCCGGCGCGGCACCAAATATTCACCTTTTCTGATCGGCGGACATCAGGAAAAGGGGCGGCGAGGCGGTACGGAAAACACACCGAGTATCATCGGGCTGGGGATGGCCTGTGAACTGGCGGCTAAAAATCTGGAAAAGGAAAATACCTATGTCCGCCGTCTGAGGGATAAACTGGAAAATGAACTATTAAAGAAGATTCCCAAGAGCCGTGTCAATGGCGATATTGTTAATCGTCTGCCCAATACCACGAACATCAGCTTTGAATATGTGGAAGGAGAGGCGATTCTGCTTCTGATGAATGAGTTGGGTATTTGTGCTTCGTCAGGATCCGCCTGCACATCCGGATCTTTGCAGCCATCACATGTGCTGCGGGCCATGGGTGTTCCGTTTACAATGGCGCACGGTTCAATTCGTTTCAGCCTGAGCGTTAATAACACCGAAGAGGAAGTTGACTTTGTTATTGAGAAAATGCCGGCGATTATCGACAGGTTGCGCGGCATGTCCCCCTTCTGGAATACCGCTGAGCAGGCCTGCGCCAAACAATAG
- the nifU gene encoding Fe-S cluster assembly protein NifU: MWEYTDKVKEHFLNPHNVGEIENPDGVAEVGSLACGDALKLTFKLDENKRISDAKFKTFGCASAIASSSALTEIIKGMTVDEALKVSNQDIARYLGGLPDEKMHCSVMGKQALEKAVENYRGAPALAAGEKIICECFGVTDKEIERAIRENNLATVEDVTNYTKAGGGCGGCQDAIAQILDRVKAEPKTDTRPKLTNIQKIRLIEETIEREIRPSLKQDGGDIEIIDIIGNRVIVAMRGACASCKASNITLKDFVEHRLKEIVSPDIIVEEAAK, from the coding sequence ATGTGGGAATACACAGATAAGGTTAAAGAGCATTTTCTCAACCCGCACAATGTGGGTGAGATTGAAAATCCGGATGGCGTGGCCGAAGTCGGGTCGCTGGCCTGCGGTGATGCGCTGAAACTCACCTTTAAACTCGATGAAAACAAGCGCATTTCCGACGCCAAATTCAAAACATTCGGTTGCGCCAGTGCCATTGCATCATCTTCGGCTCTGACCGAAATCATCAAAGGGATGACAGTTGATGAAGCGCTTAAAGTCAGTAATCAGGATATTGCCCGGTATCTGGGCGGTTTGCCGGATGAAAAGATGCATTGCTCCGTTATGGGTAAGCAGGCGCTGGAAAAAGCGGTGGAAAATTATCGGGGCGCACCGGCGCTTGCGGCGGGTGAAAAAATTATTTGTGAATGCTTCGGTGTAACGGATAAGGAAATCGAACGGGCTATTCGTGAAAATAATCTGGCAACCGTGGAAGATGTCACCAATTATACCAAGGCCGGCGGAGGCTGCGGGGGTTGTCAGGACGCCATTGCCCAGATCCTCGATCGGGTGAAGGCTGAGCCGAAAACGGACACCAGGCCGAAACTTACCAATATTCAGAAAATCAGGCTGATTGAAGAAACGATCGAACGGGAAATCAGACCCTCTCTGAAACAGGATGGCGGGGATATAGAGATCATCGACATTATCGGCAATCGGGTAATTGTTGCCATGCGCGGAGCATGTGCCAGCTGCAAGGCATCGAATATCACGCTGAAAGATTTTGTCGAACACAGGCTCAAAGAAATTGTCTCGCCGGACATCATCGTTGAGGAGGCAGCCAAATGA
- a CDS encoding long-chain-acyl-CoA synthetase: MKRGAENMSTQPAKIHTTISLSEFITKISQILWRLPSMIVSTVKGLRSIGSNKNNSWGLELEKIAKQFPQNAAVKSPDGSLTYRELNERANRFAHYLISKGVGKGDVVALCFENRPELLAAYCGCSKVGAIASLINTNQRGDSLVHSFNLNPGKVVIIGEECYDFFSESRASINLEKSVLVMVRDTGKISPKDIKDITPELELMSTLNPTTTPSVTLKDAVSYVYTSGTTGGLPKAAVIINKRAVSAMFWFGRVVMRVKPSDTIYIPLPFFHTNAITVGWPPALYNGAAVALRRKFSASKFLDDVRQFQATHFVYVGEVCRYLMALPAKPDDHQTTLKYIVGNGLRPDIWMPFKKRFGIKKIYEFYGAAEGVGVFTNIFNFDYSVGTSVTPFALVAYDTENDVPVRDAKGYLKKVGKGETGLLIMEITEKTPFPGYSDKKKTEEKIIRNAFKKGDMWFNTGDLLRNMGFRHAQFADRLGDTFRWKGENVATQEVEKAIDTFPGVSSSAVYGISIHGCDGKAGMAAVVKDEKESLDISRLASHLKASLPKYAVPLFVRFVTDFEWTATHKIKKTNLKTQAYDLSQVKEDIYVLLPDNDGYVALTDEIYRNIEAGKYKF; this comes from the coding sequence ATGAAACGAGGAGCAGAAAACATGAGCACACAACCAGCCAAAATTCACACCACCATCAGTTTATCCGAATTCATCACTAAAATATCTCAGATTCTCTGGCGCCTGCCGTCGATGATCGTGAGCACCGTCAAAGGCCTCCGGAGCATCGGCAGCAACAAAAACAATTCATGGGGTCTGGAACTGGAAAAAATCGCGAAACAATTTCCACAAAACGCTGCGGTCAAGTCACCGGATGGATCGCTCACCTATCGTGAACTGAACGAGCGCGCGAACCGTTTCGCCCATTACCTCATCTCCAAAGGGGTGGGCAAGGGCGATGTGGTGGCCCTCTGTTTTGAAAACCGGCCGGAACTGCTTGCCGCTTATTGCGGCTGTTCCAAAGTCGGCGCTATCGCTTCACTCATCAATACGAACCAACGGGGAGATTCCCTGGTGCATAGTTTCAATTTGAATCCCGGAAAGGTCGTCATCATCGGGGAGGAGTGTTATGACTTTTTCAGCGAATCCCGCGCATCAATCAACCTGGAGAAGTCGGTGCTGGTCATGGTCCGGGATACGGGTAAAATCTCACCTAAAGACATCAAAGACATCACACCTGAACTCGAACTGATGAGTACCTTAAATCCGACCACAACCCCGAGCGTCACGCTCAAGGACGCGGTGTCCTATGTTTACACATCAGGCACGACCGGCGGCCTCCCCAAGGCGGCCGTCATTATCAATAAACGGGCGGTCTCCGCCATGTTCTGGTTTGGACGAGTCGTCATGCGCGTGAAGCCCTCCGATACCATCTACATTCCGCTGCCCTTTTTTCATACCAACGCCATTACCGTGGGGTGGCCCCCGGCGCTGTATAACGGAGCGGCAGTGGCCCTGCGCAGAAAATTCAGCGCCAGTAAATTCCTCGATGATGTCCGGCAATTTCAGGCAACCCATTTTGTATACGTGGGAGAAGTCTGTCGCTATCTGATGGCGCTGCCCGCCAAGCCCGACGATCATCAGACCACGCTGAAATATATTGTCGGCAATGGCCTGAGGCCCGACATCTGGATGCCTTTTAAAAAGCGTTTCGGCATCAAGAAGATTTATGAATTTTACGGCGCCGCCGAAGGTGTGGGTGTTTTCACCAACATTTTTAACTTTGATTACAGCGTAGGAACAAGTGTCACGCCGTTTGCCCTGGTCGCCTATGATACGGAAAACGATGTGCCGGTGAGAGACGCTAAAGGATACCTGAAAAAAGTCGGCAAAGGTGAAACCGGGCTTTTGATCATGGAAATTACCGAAAAGACGCCCTTCCCCGGCTATTCCGACAAGAAGAAAACAGAGGAAAAAATCATCCGCAATGCCTTCAAAAAAGGAGACATGTGGTTTAATACAGGCGACCTGCTCAGGAATATGGGATTTCGACACGCGCAATTTGCCGACCGGCTGGGCGATACGTTCCGCTGGAAAGGCGAAAATGTCGCCACGCAGGAAGTCGAAAAGGCTATTGATACTTTTCCGGGCGTTTCATCCTCCGCGGTGTACGGTATTTCCATTCACGGCTGCGACGGCAAGGCGGGAATGGCCGCTGTCGTGAAAGATGAAAAAGAATCCCTCGACATATCCAGACTCGCCTCGCATCTGAAAGCAAGCCTGCCGAAATACGCCGTGCCGCTGTTTGTCCGTTTCGTAACCGATTTTGAGTGGACCGCCACCCACAAGATAAAGAAAACGAACCTCAAAACTCAAGCGTACGACCTGTCACAGGTGAAGGAAGACATCTATGTGCTTTTGCCGGACAA